The segment AACTGTTAAATATAATGTCCTTGCTAAAAAGTCGGCTGAGCGCTGAACATGTGTTTGCATTGGGATGTCCGCAGCATCCAGAAGAGCGTAAAATTTATGATGAGCTTGTTATGCATTATTCTGACCAACTCTTGGAAACTTTGGGAAATGTCTCAGACAGTTCTTTGCCTCCTCGAGAAGGTAGAGAAAGTGTTTTTCATAGCAATTTAGGTCTTTCAAATGTAAATCCAGAGTTAGGTCCTTCGACATCTTGGCAGTCGAGGCATGATTGTGTTCTGCCCAAAAATTCTCACGCTCTTAAAAATTGTGAACTTTTAGGCAATGACAATGGTTTGGAAGTAATTAACCATCAGAAGAACATAGAAGAATTACTGCAGAATGTACAGAAATTAACTGAcctttttcatttagattaTAAGAATTTAGAGGAAAAGTGGAATGATCCAGAAATACAGACAGTTTTAAATGCTATTTATTCTTCATTAACTGCAGCACTCAAgtttaaaacagaaaacagaGCTGAAGGGGTAAGTtgggaaatagaaaaaaaaacttaacaatgTAAATTTTGTCACTTTCACTAGCCTTTCcatagatttaatttaataggTTTGACATTCTGTAACAAAATGTGAACTTGTGAATATTATGAGCTCCTACCAAGACGATAGTTGTTGTATGTAACTTTGAATTGCTCCACCCTTCCTCTTTGAAACTGAAAGAAGACACAATTTTGTGGTTTATAATTAGGTACAAGAAAATGTTTAGCCTCTTAAAAActctaaatgaatttttttagaaataaatttcttttatttaaaagaaaaaaaaaattaacaataatgTCAATTATAAAATAACTCATCAGTCGTGCGAAGATAAAACATTTGTGTGGCTGCCCCCAAGACTGAGTTAACCTTGTGGTTTAAAGGGGCCTATTGCTAGATAAGGATGACTGCCTGGCAATATGTGCTTTGGGTTGTCATCGTCATGGTTTctagtttgaaccctgcctgctaTGATCCTGTCTTGTAGGAGGTCTGCCCTAGGGTATAATAATGTTTAATCTGAAAGACTGTCTTGTCTAAAACTTGCAAGTCAGGGATAAGGCAATCTATATAATGATTATTCCTATTTAATTTTCTGATGGGCCATTTAGATccgagtctttttttttgttaatgtttttacctgctcatttaaaaaaaaaaagactttaaatgaAGTAAGCTAAAgcttggagttttttttttttttttttttgtaaactctttaaaatatttttgttttttaaactaattatcACTATTTCCCAAATGGCAGGCTCAGAGTTTATCTCCTagtcaaagaaagagaaaaagaagtgGGGATGATGTCAGTAAGTCAGAAAGTAAGAAATCCAAGGAAGGAGACACAAGTATCTCTCatgaggaagaagaagtaaCTTGAATAGTTGATAAGCTTGTCAATTGTTATTCATACAGATAATACACACCAGTTTCCACATAACAGCACTCACAATACCAGTTTCGACATAACAGCACTCATGCACACAATACCAGTTTCCACACAACACATACACAATACCAGTTtccacacaacacacacaataTCAGTTtccacacaacacacacacaataccataaactgaatttatttttatgataATTATGTTAAATGGATCGAAGTAAATAGTTTTCCTTAACATTTTACTCAACTAAAATTTGATTCTAGTTAAAAATTAAGcaaagatttaatttattatctgCAAGCTGTGTTCTTTATAACTACAGAGGTTTGATTTCCTTTCAagtataaaatctaaagcttCATTTTCAGCTCCTATCTTGTTCTGAAACTGGTTGACAAAACTAAATTTTATCTCTTCACCTTTTTTGTATTAGAACTGTTCAGTATGTCTGGAGCCATGGACCACAGGGGGTGAGCACAGAGTTACCTGCCTGAAGTGTGGACATCTCTTTGGCATGAGGTAAGAATTCTTTGATTGTTCTATGGAAGATTGGTAAAGACTGTGAGTTGTATTGTTAATAATATTGTAATGACTCTCACTATCTAGGCTCTGTGTATCACTGCACCGCACATCACAAtctcaaagaacttgacataTTATTGCCATATTATTTATTACAAGTGTAGTATTTAAAACTTACATTTGTATGATCATCCAGCaaaatttactttaattttgtttgttctgCAAAAATAAATCTTGAAACCATGGTGGCTGAGTATTAAAACTATGAACTGATGAGTCCATATAGGTTTAATGAACCCAATAGTGCCTATTGCCTTAAGATACGTTGTTCACTGTATTTGCCTTATGCTGTAGGATGCTAGTAGCATTTTGAAAACTTTCCTTTAAGAAAAACGTATCTTATCTTGTTCGAATGAGAACACAAGCATGGTgatgtttaatttaattattaataaaaatcaGATATGTTTAgctgtttattaaatttttaaaagtttttaaaatatattttagggTTATCTCTCTTTGTTAGACAGAGGGTATTTTATAAACCCCAAAAAGGCGCATTGGGTTGATGGCTGATGTTGATTTTGTCAGGAAAGCTGATGGGTCGCAAGACACTTTTACATTATCTATCTTGAAGAGAGCTTTACCCTTGAAAGCACAGAACAATATATTGATAAAAATCATAggaaacacacatatatacacatttaaTAATCTTAAGAATCTTCCTTATCTCCCATATCAAAACTTTTAATCTTGTTAACCAAACATTCACATTTGACATGTTTACCCTAGAATTATGTGTATATCTCATCTAGCTGCATTTTGAAGTGGGTGGAACAGGCTCACTGCTGCCCACAATGCAAGGCGCCAGCTAAGAAATCTGATttgagaaatatttttgttacaagAATAACAGTAAGTAGCTTACAAAATAGAGCATGGTAAATGACATATTGTAAGAGTACAATAGTTACTGAGCAGAAGAAAGTGAAGGACATGGTGAAagatatatatcttatcttataaaatacagatgttacttcaaaaaagttcACGTCAGAAACTTAGTATTATatcttattgttgttttttttaggctgAGGATACATCAGAAAGAGATAGAGCTCTCAAACTTCTGGAGGAAGAGAAAGCAGCCAGAAGACAGTTAGAGCAGAAAGAGGCCCAGGCCAGACATAGACTGGAGCTGCACATTGCAGATAATGAGGCGCTTAGAACTGAACTGATTCAATTACGTTCTGCCTTCTCAGCAGGGTAGATCATTTGTCTTCTTATTGCAATAGATCATGTGTCCTCCCTTTTAACATGGTTAAAACTCTGTCTCagtggactttttttttgttagtattCAATTGCAAACTGAACTCAACCTTCAGAACAAATCTTAAAACTTAACTAttacaatttaaatatttttgttttatatgttatattaaattttgaaaactgtctaagaaaaatatgCTGTAAAAAAATGCTTGTAAGCATCAAATTGTGGAATGGAGATGCAgtgtattaaattttttttttaatagataaaaccaaaaatgtaagcaaaatatattatattattatcttttttctcaataaaataaGAGTTAGTCTTTATCTTTACATGCATAACCTCATTGTTagttatctttatttttcatGATATGCAGACAAATCTTTGCAtttaattgactttttaaattaaaatatctagTTAAAAACTTAACACTTGCTTAACTGGATTAGTGATTCTCAGCTCTTTATTTTTGAGTCCCAACCCCAATGTTATATAGTTAAGGAGACTAGTCACTCCAGAAAGTCAAAGCAACAAAGATCTTTAATATTTAAGATGGCTGTCTTTTCATGTGATATGTGCTTTGGACTCGTTATGAATGTCTTGAGTTTGAACCCTGGCTGCTACCATATCCTGGTGTCTTGCAGGAGGTCTGGACTAGGACATGAAGTAACATCTGAAATTTATTAAACAAACAGTTAAACAATTTGGGTTTTTATGGCATTGAACCAGATatattaatggcaatgtcttcagttccgaagattaaggatcagtgcagtgtttcacttgACTACtcaaacccagttgcaacctgcatatGTTGCCCGGCGGGGtctttttaagttttctttttgatcTTCTGTGCCCCTTTTCAACTAGGgctttttgttttggtctcaaatgtgtctccaactgtctctttcagagaaTGTATTACTTAATTCTCAAAGTCTTGTAAAGCTTATTAAATTCAATACTTTCAGACCTTCAACTGTGATAGCTCCCATCCAGCAGGCTTGTAATCCCAGCTCTCAAAGTAGCCAGGCTGTCAGTAGCAACAAACGTTACCATCAGTTCATGAAAATTAATATAGCTCAGGTAAACATTATATTactcttaattttaaaaaaaatttaagtaaataatttcattttattattaaataacatGGGGGTGGTTGGCTTCTGAACTtgagggtcctgggttcaaatcacAGTggagactgtgattttgaatttcaagatttttagGTTGCCCCTGAGTCttcccaactctaatggtacctgactttagttggggaaagtaaaggcggttgggcattgtgctggccacatgacaccctgctcgttaaccgttgaccaaagaaacagatgaccttaacatcatttgccctatagacctccaaggtctgaaagggggacttaactttattttttactttaaaaacatgCAAATAACTCATAAGCtttaaataaattgaatttTGAAATAACgaacatttagaaaaattctTGAGAGTTGTTTCAATATATGATTTGATGCTactcaattttttgtttgttcaggATGCTAACTGCCGTGTGTTTGAATATAGCAGAGAACTTGGAATGGTCGTCGTGTCTCAAAAGTCTACAAATGCATTGTTTAGAGGTTATGGAATTAaagtaaatttttgtttttgacattttagCACTACACACAGAAAATAAGtttgtataaaataataattacctgTATAAGTTGAAAACAAATAGTTTTTCAGTTCAACTTGGTCAGATTAGGTCAGGTCATATAACAACTCAGAATAGGAAATATAATTGTAAAGCATTTAATAGGTTATACagtaaatcaataaaaattgctaaaataatctttaagttttaattaCTGTCCTTATACCAGtttggaaattaaaaaattttttttagctaaaCGCAAAATAAAATGAAGATTCCTTGGAGGAACCTAGGTGATCTAGAATGGATTAATTTCTTACTTATATCTTGTCAATTTCATATTATGTTGTTATTATGCTGATATTTTTGTTAGGTAttttacatcatttttttttcttaggaaCTTCTACCCCTTGATATAATGCAGTGCTTTAAAACTTTGACTTATAAATTTTTTCactactttcattttctctaCTTTGCCACTTCCCAAACCTTTATTACAACTGTCTAAAAAGTTTTatactgcctttactttcttttactagcattttgtaattgaaaataaaataaactctttctgtCATGACTTTCTGTTAGATGTTTTCAAGAGACTTGAAGCCACTGTCTTACCAGCCCCTTCACTCTGGTGCTATTCGAGACATGTGCTTCAGGCCAGCTTCCTACGATGGCCAGCTGCTAAGCTGTGGATTAGATAAGTCTATACAGTTGACCAGTGTCACAAGTAAAGTGGTCATTCAAaagtaagtgtttttttttctgttttcaaaACTGCAAGGATATGTATTTATCTTCCAACTTATTTTACTACTTTGGTAGAGCTTAGTTaccaaatcaaaatataaacatgtaAAAAGAATTGATATCTTTGATATTGATCACTCGATGTAACTTGTGTTGCATTGATTTAGACAGGGAAGTCAGGTCCAGAGGCAGAATTtctaatgtaggctcaaggaaAAAATATAGTTAAGAAACTTCAAGTTAAGACATTATGTACACTAGTTCAATTGGCCAATGAAGGAACCCTCTAAGAAAGGGTTGTAAGTGAAATGGCTTCTGGAAATGTCTATTTCATTTCTGTAAAAGGAAGACTAGTGCGCTTAACTGGGTCTTTCAGTTTCTCAAGCTAATTTTCTACCAGAGTGAACTTGATATATTGTAATCGtaactttgattttaaaaattaattttacctTTTGTTATTCTATTGTCCGCTTTTAAGAACCTGTGCTATGCTGTTCAGTTGAGAGTTATTAATAACATGCATAATCTATTCCCAAAAGAGAATGTAACAGATGTGGCCTGCTTTACTCATTGCTTTGTGGTATGTCTGCTATCTGTATAATACTATATGACTACTTTGATTGAAGGTACACTGTGAGCAGTACTGTCTGGTGTTGTGCCTGGAACACTGGTAACACAAATCTTTTCTACGCAGGCTTGGAGAAGGGTGTGGTCAGAGAGTTTGACATTAGGATGACCAACACTCATGTTCAAGATATAATGGATAGTGGTGGTTGTCCCATTAGCAACATTCAATATTGGAACAGTACGAACAagtaaagaaaaatttattgaactttttatattaatacctagaaataatataaaatgaaagtaaaGTCTAGAAAATATGATAcagaattatattattttagcTACACAACAgctaaaaattgtttaattagaTAATTAATAGATTCATTGCTAGAAAGAGGCAGGTCTTGGGAGTTTTTTCTAGAGtataatttaaatgaaaaacataTTAGTTTACTAGTTTCTTATGTAAATATCTACATAAAAGTAGATTGATATCACCAGTTTCTGCAGCCCTGACCTGCTGGCATTACTCACCCCAACTATTGTCTGATACTACTCAACTGGATATACTCCAATCCCAATCAGTAGTACAATATTCAAACAAATCTTCCACCTCATGCCAGATCTGATACTTTGGTACTGGAGTTCCCAGCTAGTTGTTCTCTGACTGTGACATTTGTTCAATTTAATTACCATTCCTATCAATTACTTCATTAAAAATCACTCAGTAATAATTTAACACAGAAATTGTTATtcctaacaaaaaataaacaaaacttaatCATATACAAACATTTTCTAGGTGTTCAGGTTTGTGGTAGGTAAATACTAAGCAAATCAATaaaccattaattaattattttttgacacctaagttttaaaaaaaatttaatgtaaatttagacagaaaaatataacacacaaattttgttcaatgttttgtttactGTTTTGATTTATGAAATTTAGGGCATGAATAACATGAAAAGAGATGTAGTAACATTGTCTTCAATAGTAACATTGTCTTCAATAGTAACATTGTCTTCAATTACTTCATTGCAACTTTGTGctctattgtattttatttgtgtttgtaatttTGAAGTATCCAAGGACTGTTGATTGCCCAGTTACAGAATgtgacattcaaacaatatGTGAATGACCAGTATACAACTCATGTGCTACCTGCAATGCAAAGTGAGTATATACATTTTAATGGACCAATATTGGGTTTGGAAGtaaccagcctctctctctctctgactagtaggttttcatttcttttaacctttatttaaaaaatgctgcCATTCACAGGTCCATTGGTGAGTCTAAGTCTACACAACAGTGGCTACTTCTTGTCTTCTTACCGACCTGGAGCCCATTTACAGAAGTGTCGATATGAGGTAAATTTCACATGTATATTTATCAAGTGTTTTCATCTTCCCAGTGGCTGCCTGACAAGCTTGAGATATAATGAAAGCTTTACTCTTATGTATGCTTCTTAGGGGTCTAAAATGTTATGTATTCTGTTTGAATTATATTCACTTATAATGAGGCACAAATATAGACTACCACTTAACTTGGCATAAGTGtgcaaaagctaaaaaaaatatactaaggTATAAGGCCAGTTCTGTCTATTTGTTGACATTAAACTTATTTTGAGTTTCAAAGAGATAaagtactttttattttgtttagcatGTTTTGtcagtgtcttttttttctatagtttaCTGAATGCTTAAGTGGTGCTTCATTTCATTGGCAATATGAGCATTTAAAAGAAAGActaattctattcaaatcaAATCAGTTACCTGCAGAATACTCTATAAAATTTTGAAGTCATGTTATCATTTTGTATTAGGTGTTTCTAGGATAATTAGCACTATTAGAattagctttgtaaataaacaaTCATAAACTCTGGACCATGGAAAAGTTTAACCTCCATTTCACTTGACCTGTGGACCTTCAGGTCTTGAATTACTTTCAACTATgcagtaaaaagttttaaaatctgattattatgATGAATATGACATTTAAATACTGATATTTCACACTCAAATAAACGTCATATTGTGTActacataaaattaaaagcctATTGGATAGACAACAAATAGTAGCACTTTGATTACCAGATATCCAGCAAATCGAGCTCATGTCCTCATTTTATGCCTGGCAGCCTTTGACCCAAAGTGTGAAAATGTCCAGCTTTTCAACTGCATTTTGATTTAATAAGTCTTTCAAAACTTGTGGTTTAAACACTCAGTCACTCAGTCATTAATAACAGAAAGAGATTTTTTTGTCTCCTTCATGCACCAGTGTTTGTTGACTCAAGACTTGAGTTCCAGTTTGCACCAATCATGAGCTAATGCAAAAAATCGTTTATTTGAGAAATTATTATCTACCGCATTTTTACGCTTATAACCCGCTGGTTGTACAAGTTTTTACAAACTAATGGCAGCTGTGTGGGGTATATAAAGGTGCGGGGTtcccaaaatttattttactcataacTGAAACTATGGACATAGCAGTGGGTCTTTATACCTCCTATAGTTGGCTATGTGGTTATGAAATGTACATTGGAAAGCTTTAAGAACATCAGATATTATAAACCTCTAGAAAACAAATAGGACCTATGCTGCTGAGAATCAGGCCAATCTTAGGGCCCAGCTCAGCTGCTGCAGCTAATATTTCTTCACCATTACCAGATAATTAGTTCGACTTTCTGTGGAAACAACATATACAGGTATGACCGTTGGCTCGTATTTCTCAATCATCTCCTATGTATCGCGTCTTGAGTGACAGATGTCTGATGAGCTGCAATTTTATGTGCCAGTAGTTTACTACAAGGCACACTTTGTACATGCTTAGTATATAAGGGTGCAGgttgtgcgttttttttttaaaatttattttataatttgtgCTGAGTATATGTGGCGTATATGCGCAAAAATATGGTAGTAGTTTTATTGCCCATGATCTACTGACATGTTTCATCTTATTCATTGTAGTCCAAGCTTAGCATTttgacttttatttttctttcttttaagacTTTGTAAATGCAGGTGTTTGGTAACCCTATCTCTGATCTTTTTGACTCCCCCATACAGCTTTCCAGCACCCAACAAGTCATTCTTTCATGATTTTAATTGCACAGATTCAtatgttacaacaatatttattaattcattGCCTACTATATTTGTATAGCAccatgatttttttatttttgaacttTACAGATCTGCAGTCTGACTCAGAACCCAGAAGAAAACACATTCTCTTTGAATCGACAAGCAGTATGGGATGGGGGCAACATGCAGGTGGTCATTAGTAGGAACGCACTTATCTCACACCCTGAATCTGACAACGACTTGCTGGCTGTAACTGCCAACCACTGCAATAACTTAGTAAGCATGGCTGCCTTTTTTCTTCTCCTAGCAAGTGTAGGGCATGTTACCAGTTtgtattttaaacttttaaattgtCTAGCCTTGACATTTTTGTcctgtttttatttacatttcagcacaattttttgtgttttataatGTGTATTATGTTGTTTCACTGACAATTATTATGGCTTATTTTTGTTCATCATTGTTTAAAAGTtgggcataatttaaaaaagtgataagattattatacaaaataaattgtacaaaCTAGGGATCTGTccacttccattttttttaaacgtggaaccctagtgttctgtGAGGCCTGATTGATATTCTACTAACTACTGCAATAATTAGCTAGCAGGCCACAATGTGAATAAACCTCTCTTGTAAAAAATAAtcagtgttccgctaaatacttagaatgtgcgaagtttatttagttagaaaaaaactttgggaaacactatcTTTACCCAAACCTGCAAGTTAGCAGGGGCTCGTAGTGGGCACGGTTTGAACTCATGACCATTGTTGTACCAAACTTGCAAGATAGCAGGGGCAGTTAGTGGGAAGGACTCGAATTCATGACCATGTTTATGATGACAGACCAAAGTGCATACCAGGCAACCACCTGCTTCAAAAGTGGtagaaattattttgtataaatgttttttttttaatttttctgtgCTGTAAATGTTACAAAAGAAATGTGTAGGCTATGAGTAgagatagcttttttttttttttttaatttaaaaaaaaaaaaaaagtgtagaacTTCGTTATTTAAAGTGTTTTGAGGACTATTCCTCTGCT is part of the Biomphalaria glabrata chromosome 10, xgBioGlab47.1, whole genome shotgun sequence genome and harbors:
- the LOC106054453 gene encoding E3 ubiquitin-protein ligase RFWD3-like — translated: MSLLNNSPVQPSEILISSEDEDEIQTHHRHTSVNEIRSIRSLINQTRMLLVKAEAESRPEPYRTEMTSIYKYSFSSNVKVNDLFRDHEMTELLNIMSLLKSRLSAEHVFALGCPQHPEERKIYDELVMHYSDQLLETLGNVSDSSLPPREGRESVFHSNLGLSNVNPELGPSTSWQSRHDCVLPKNSHALKNCELLGNDNGLEVINHQKNIEELLQNVQKLTDLFHLDYKNLEEKWNDPEIQTVLNAIYSSLTAALKFKTENRAEGAQSLSPSQRKRKRSGDDVSKSESKKSKEGDTSISHEEEENCSVCLEPWTTGGEHRVTCLKCGHLFGMSCILKWVEQAHCCPQCKAPAKKSDLRNIFVTRITAEDTSERDRALKLLEEEKAARRQLEQKEAQARHRLELHIADNEALRTELIQLRSAFSAGPSTVIAPIQQACNPSSQSSQAVSSNKRYHQFMKINIAQDANCRVFEYSRELGMVVVSQKSTNALFRGYGIKMFSRDLKPLSYQPLHSGAIRDMCFRPASYDGQLLSCGLDKSIQLTSVTSKVVIQKYTVSSTVWCCAWNTGNTNLFYAGLEKGVVREFDIRMTNTHVQDIMDSGGCPISNIQYWNSTNNIQGLLIAQLQNVTFKQYVNDQYTTHVLPAMQSPLVSLSLHNSGYFLSSYRPGAHLQKCRYEICSLTQNPEENTFSLNRQAVWDGGNMQVVISRNALISHPESDNDLLAVTANHCNNLVSVWDVTKKQELQSLPCYDKAIDIKAISHNGGDWLGVLTEKDLVLYKWRE